The genomic window GCATTATGATAGATGGTGTATTCCCCAAGGTGAGAACAGATATTGGGAGGTCATTGTTTGCCGATGACGGGGcactgtggaagagagggagaaatattCCCAATACAGACGGGAGAGTTCAAGAAGCGATAAGACAAGTTGATCAGTGCTCCCTCATGTGGGTCTTCAAGTTCTCCGCTGAGAAAACACAGACTGTTTTTTACTAGAAGGAAGTTTGGAGAGGAAATATGCCTGAAGCTGTATGGGCGGATTCTAGAGAGGATGGGAGTGTTTAGGTTCCTGGGGGTCTGTTTTGACACTTGAATGACGTGGGTGGAGCATATTAACAGAGTAGTTGTCAAAGGAAAGAAAATATTGAATGTGATGCATTGCCTGTCAGGAATGGAGTGGGGGCTGGATAGAATGGATTTAAAAATGCTATATATAGCGCTGAATATAATTTAGGGTGGATtgatattaatatgccatttagcagacgctgttatccaaagcgacttacagtcatgcggcatacatttatttttgtatttttttgtgtatgggtggtcccggggatcgaacccactaccttggcgttacaagcaccgtgctctaccagctgagctacagaggaccacatattggCATGGCGAAAGAGATGGGACTGTTTGAGAACGAGTTCAGCCCTTATGTGGTGCTTCCTGCTATCCCACCTTGGTTGCTCCCTCATCCAATGATAGACCTAGGGTTGCTTGAGAGGGCAAGAGCTGGTGAGGAATGAGTAGATCCAGTAAATATTGTAAGTGAACATTTAAGAACACAGTACTATGCTGTCTTGAATATACTTTTTTTGCTGATTGATCTAAGGACCCTAAAACAGGGAGGATAGGTGCAGCTTTTAGTGTTCCTGagtttaaggttgcagtgacaaaAAGAGCAACGGATCATGTATCTGTATACACGATGGAGTTGCTGGCCATACTATTGGCtgcagagtgggtggaggaggtgaggccagacaggtgggtggaggaggtgaggccagacaggtgggtggaggaggtgaggcCAGACAGGTGGGTGGAAGAGGTGAGGCCAGACAGGTGAGTGGAAGAGGTGAGGCCAGACAGGTGGGTGGAAGAGGTGAGGCCAGACAGGTGGGTGGAAGAGGTGAGGCCAGACAGGTGGGTGGAAGAGGTGAGGCCAGACAGGTGGGTGGAAGAGGTGAGGCCAGACaggtgggtggaggaggtgaggccagacaggtgggtggaagaggtgaggccagacaggtgggtggaggaggtgaggccagacaggtgggtggaagaggtgaggccagacaggtgggtggaagaggtgaggccagacaggtgggtggaagaggtgaggccagacaggtgggtggaggaggtgaggccagacaggtgggtggaggaggtgaggcCAGACAGGGTAGTCATCTGTTCTGACTCCTGTGCAGCACTGATGATCTTAAATTCATTTGTGTCACAAAGCAGACAAGATGTCTTGTATGAGATTTTGCAGTGCCTGTTTAGATAGAAACAGATGGGGTATTTGTGAGGTTTCTCTGGGTGCCAGCTCATgtgggagtagaggggaatgaggaggtggatgttCTTGCCAAGCAGGCTCTCAAACATCCTAATGTTGAAATGGAAATGCCAATAAGAAAAGCAGAAGCCAAGGGGTTAATAAGAACAGTGGTTAAAAACAAATGGCAACAAATGTGGAACAGGGAGGGAAAGGGAAGACACCTGTATAAGATCCAGGAAAAGGTGGGGACAGGGATTTCCTCAGGtcaagagagaagggaggaaagtgtaATAACAAGGCTGTGACTGGGACATACAAGGCTGAACCGCACATTGACATTGGTAGGAAAACATCCAACTGGGAAGTGTTGGGACTTTCCTTCACAATCTGCTTTACTTTCTTTGTTCCTTGTTCTCTGTACATGGGGTACGTGCTAACGTTTCATTCATTCACTCAAATGTTTAACAAAGTTTAGAAACTAAGGGGTGTATGTATAATTGAATCCCCATGGTTAATAGGCTCTATAATGCATCATATAGGATAAAGGAAATACAGGATAAAGTGAGTCCATGGATTATTAGAAGCCGATTTTAAAGAGCATGTGTATCTCTCTCGCTTTGTCTTTCAGGTTGCACGTGGTCTCCATACTGTTTATTATCAGTAAGTAAACTCGAAGTGTTTTCATATGGTGTGTATGGACTAGTGGTAGGTCCTATGTCAAACTTTTACAACTTTTAGTAATTCTTAAATAAATGGAATCCCTCATCAATGATCACAGGTGTACATTGATTAGTGCATTAGTGTGCAGACCTCAAGTCTTATTTGTTTAATACATATTCAACACTATTTGATGAAAACAAATAATAAATGGTTAAACAAGCCCGGGTAAACATATGTgcttatagaaagtctacaccctccttggatttcttcattttattgtgttacaaagtgggattataaTGTATTTAAATATATGATATACACGAAATACTCTAATGTCGAAGTGGAAGGAAAATTCTAACGTGTTTTTGAAGATGAATGAAAAATAGAACAGTAATGTACCTTCATtagattagataagtattcaccccctgagtcaatacatgttagaaacacctttggcagccattacagctgtgactcttcttgggtaagtctcataagagcagatttaagtcaaaactgtaatttggccactcaggaacattcactgtcttcttggtaaggaactccagtttatatttggctttgtgttgtaggttattgtcctgctgaaaggtgaattcctctcccagtgtctggtgtgaagcaggttttcctcaaggattttgcctgtgcttagctccatcacgtttcttttcatcctgaaaaactctccagtcTTTGATGATGTCAAGTATACCCATActatgcttctacatctgcattgcttgctgtttgggggtttaggctgggtttctgtatagctctttgtgacatctgctgatgtaaaaagggctttataaatacatttgattgattgatgatgcagccactaccatgtttgaaaataaggaggtagttactcagtgatgtgttgtgttggatttgccccaaacataaggctatgcatttaggccaaagagtgtATTTCTTTGccgtgtttttttgttgttgcagtattacattagtgccttgttgcatacatatgcatgttttggaatacttttattctgtatatttgtattattcttttcagtgacataataataatatgccatttaacagacgcttttatccaaagcgacttacagtcatgtgtgcatacatttttacgtatgggtggtcccggggatcgaacccactaccctggcgttacaagcgccatgctctaccaattgagctacagaggacaacatccataagcagtttccttcctgtcctgcagctcagttcagaagaacAACTGTATCTTTGATATGTATGATTAGTTTAAAACATcacccacagcataattattaacttgaccatgcttaaatatatattaaatgtctgatttgttattgttacccatctaccaatcactggcCTTCTTTGATGCTTtcaaaaagctccctggtctttgtagttgaatctgtgcttgaaatgtaatacttgactgagggaccttacagattttctatgtactgtatgtgggacagaggaaggggtagtcattcaaaaatcatgtcaactcCTATTATTTCATACAGTGAGTCCATATAAATTATGTGAATTGTTAAGCCAAATGTTacttctgaactaatttaggcttgcctaaacaaaggggggtgaatacttatgcaatgactattCTAGTTATTAAATTTGTATTCATTTGTAAAATTTTCTTTTCAGTTTTAcgttatggagtattttgtgtagatcaatgaccaAAAATTACAATTTAAATATATTTCactcccactttgtaacacaataaaatgtgaaaaaaagttcaagcgggtgtagactttctataggcactgtatggATTGTGTCTTTTCATCCATTCCGTCCTTTCATGGTTACACAGCAAAGAAGTAAGGATACAATAACATATTAGAACAATGATTGATTTGCTGTAATTATTACCAataccactctctctcccacatcatccttctctctttctacctATTCCATATCAGTGATATCATCAGTGGTAACTACAACCAGTCTACAACCCCGAGAAGTGGCAGCTCCGGGCAGTGACATCACCCTTAGCTGCTCTTTCCCTCCGTCTAAAAACCTGAACCTCAACCACCTGTTCGTCAACTGGCAGCGTGGAGAATCAGAGGTGGTCCACAGCTATTACTATGGGAGAGATCAGCTGGAAAGACAGAGTGGTGTTTACAAGGGACGCACTCATCTGTTTGAAGACCAAATCGCTGTGGGAAATGCCTCACTTAGACTGAGTGGTGTGCAGCCGAGTGACCAGGGCCAATACACCTGTCATGTGACAGATGAACAAGGAAGCACCCAGGAAAATCTACAACTTCTAGTGGCAGGTAAGTTCCATTGTTGCTGCATCTATATTGTGTAGTTTAAATGATAACTGCACctacaaaagtatttataataTTTCAAAACAGCCCCTTATGATGAGCCCAGGATGTCCGTCCAAGCCACTTGTGACGGCTTTGTTGTCACTCTCCGTGCCTCTCAGGGGTTTCCCCAGCCAGAGGTACTGTGGGGAGGTGTGATGGGCAGTAACACCACTATGGAGTTGGACAGCACTGGGCGCTATGAGCTGGAGAGTGAGGTGACCCTGAGGTTGAACAGCACTCTGACTGTTACAGCAGATCTGAAACTGAGGGTTCTGGACCAGAGTTTCACCAAGTCTCTCACACTCCACCCACCACCAGGTAAAATATCAGGTTTCCAAGGTTTGTTCTTTGACTACAATGTTGTTTTCAGATCTTTTATTTAGAGTTCTTTTTACGATTGGATATTTTGGATTATTGATCATCCATGTGTTTTATTCTTCTGGTGCAGTATGTACCTAACACAGTCCATCGAGATGTGATACCATACTTGCACAAAATGTTTCGGGGGAGCTGCAGGTCTCAGAGAAGGTGATGTTATTGTGCGAAGCTAAGCTGACTGCAGCTGGCTCCACCACCACATCAACCCCCCATTGAA from Coregonus clupeaformis isolate EN_2021a chromosome 17, ASM2061545v1, whole genome shotgun sequence includes these protein-coding regions:
- the LOC121556082 gene encoding CD276 antigen-like, with translation MISSVVTTTSLQPREVAAPGSDITLSCSFPPSKNLNLNHLFVNWQRGESEVVHSYYYGRDQLERQSGVYKGRTHLFEDQIAVGNASLRLSGVQPSDQGQYTCHVTDEQGSTQENLQLLVAAPYDEPRMSVQATCDGFVVTLRASQGFPQPEVLWGGVMGSNTTMELDSTGRYELESEVTLRLNSTLTVTADLKLRVLDQSFTKSLTLHPPPVCCVMPAEQRSRLLMYPLLLMLLGLVLLLSKKRSEQET